DNA from Oncorhynchus masou masou isolate Uvic2021 chromosome 5, UVic_Omas_1.1, whole genome shotgun sequence:
AGAGATTCTCTCCATTTTGTCAAATGAGGATGTAGTAAGGCCTTTGGACTGCAACATTGCTGCAGATGAATTAAGGTTAAGAAAAAATAGTAGGAACATTTGAATTCAAGTATTTTCAACCTTCTCTTTCATTTAGTCAGCTTACTGAGAGTTTGGGAATTACCACTCAAGGGCAACACTTAAACTACATTAAAGGGATAGTGACATTTTGGCAACTAACTAACTTTACTACTTaaccagagtcagatgaacttacCCTGAGTCCGTGTCTGGagcaattgctaactagcgttagcatgCTAGCCCTTTAAAGTGAAGAGTGGTGTGAGAAAGACACTTATCTTAAAAGACCATTAATTGTTTACAGCCAGCTGTTGTGCGGAAATAACAAGTATATCCAACTGCACCTTATGGCCACCAATAACTCAAAAAATGCCATTCTTATTCTTTCCAATCCCAGACGCATGTGAACCCCTGCTTTTGTCAGTCCTCGCTGGACGACCTCCCACAACCCCTGGACAGGAACCAGTGGCATAAACTTGGACAGGGAGAcatcatctccctccttcctggGAAGTACATCTACAAGGTGGTGGCCCTGAGTGGAGAAGATGGAACACCCAGGTAACTCTACTCCTCATCTCAACCCCTGCAGTTTCCCCTCAAGGTCTAAGTATCAAATTGGCTAAAACTTGAAACCAATAAACAATGAAATCTGAAAAATGATGACTGGTTCGCATGTGCACAAAGAAGTAGcttttgaatttaaaaaaaatatttctatACATACTTGATTTTTTTTGTACTACAAGAAGTTCAATTTCTACTGGGCTAACAGCTTCTAATGAATGCCTCTGTCTAATAACTATTGTTTGCAGTTTTGCATTTTACCTTTGTTGTGTGCTATAGTTAGCCAGTTCTCTTGGTAACCATGAGCGTTAAAGCGCATAAAATGATCCTCAGTCTCCTCCATGCATTTTCACATTTCTGGTTAACCTGCATAGTACAGCATACAACAAAGTTCTAcacatgtaggatcttaatttgatcatccttTTGCAAGAGAAtgttcctgcaatccaggacatttttaacttgtagtgtatttgaggtttaaaaaggcttaaatacaaataaatattcTCAGAAAAATTATTTTCTATATGAATTACGTACTCACCTTATACGATGGGAGTAGTGATATCAAATCTATAGTCTTAACAAATATTGGCATATAAGACCATCTGATTCCTTTTTAAATTCAGCTTTTCAACATCACCCTCTTTTTACCTATAAAGGTCTCATAATGTAGCTAACATCTTTGAAATCAAATCATGTATTACCTAGACTACTTAATGTTTTTTGGGTCCATGCTTATGTATTCTTACTTTCACCTCAGGTTTAAACCTTCTAGAGGTGTTAGTTAGCTTTTCCCATTGGGAAAACATGTCACAATTAGTCGCTATGGTGGCATGACATTACTTCTCCAGTAGCAACATATTTTGTGGAGAATAATTAGTCGCTTAACATTGCTACATAAAAGGTCACACTAGTAGAGCGAGTTGTCTCCTGACTCCTTAATGAAGAGTTTTATATCTCCCCGTTTCTATGTTTCCTTTGTATACACGCAAACATCATTATCTATTTGCCGGTCAATATGCACATTGTGATTTATGAACGACTCGCGTCCCCATAGTGCATCCTGACCACCCTTAGACAGATTTGGAAAGATAAGGATTGTTCTCTGGCACTGGCATCAGACAATAGCTTTACTAATTGGTTTGCAAATTACTACATTAATTTATGCCTTTCATCTCCCAAAGACAGGCTAGACTGAGTGTACTGAATTGGAATAAATACCAGTGTCTTTTATCTCTTTCTATGTAAAACCAACACCCAAGCAACATTCAATTATATAATATTTTTGAAATGGTGGTCTTTTGTTTCTGAATTTTtacatttcagtttttattttcatGTTTCATTTTTGTTTGAAGTTTCGATCAAAAGGATCCTAACCAGACACTCAAGTCAATTTAGCTGCTGTCTACTGCCTACACTAAAGAAGGAACATGCATGACTCATGTAACCGGTGCAGAGAAGGTGCTCGTGTTTGCAACAAGTTGTCTCTTCCTTGCAGAAACAGTCAGGCTCTTCAAGATGAAGACGAGGCTGTTATTAAgtctcctcctgcctcccctGAACCAAGCGACGAACCTGCTTACCCCTCTCGACAGGGCAAGGGGTGGACGCCAAGCTCCCATGAACAACAATCTAGACTGGGAGGTAGTGTGGACCAGAAGGAGCCAGATGAACAGCTACCTAACCCACCTACCTTAAACCAGGTCAGGAAATCTGTAGTGTCAACAAAAGTTTTATTTTGATGTATCCTACTGCAATTTTCCTGGGATCCCACTGCTGACACCAATTACGCTTCAAATTCCGCTTCCTGCACCATTTACCCTTGTAATCCCATGCCTGGCACCATTTACCATTGGAATCTCACTTGTAACAGCTATTAATTTggcatcccacttctgacaccaatttCCCAGCGAATCCCACTCGTGACTCCAATTAATATGTATATTTATAAATGTTTCCTGTGAGTATGGTGGTACCGATAAACCCGGTTTGCGTTGTGGTTTTGTGCTCACAGACAGAAGCTGGGGTCGCTGAAGCAGAAAATGACAAGAACGAGCTGAAACTTGAACCAAAGAAAAGAGTGTTACCTGCTTGGATGACTGTACCCATTGCATCTCCCAagaaccccaccaccaccaaagGTATCTCTCCTATTTAGGACAGTGACATAATGGAATTTTGGATAACAATTAATTGTCATGCATATGACGCCAATTAACGTTAGAATTGTTATTGTTACAAATTAAGACAAGATTCCTCATCAAATGAATGATGCCAGGTTGGAGTGGATTGGCACATTTTACTATTGACACAAGGTTAGTGCATGAGAGAGACAGTATAACCTAGTTGTTAACTATTGTTGCTATTTCTGAATAGGTCAATCTAGTCAGAGACTTCCACCATTTTTTTATAGAAGATTTTTGCCCCACTCAATTCACGCACTGAATGAACTGCGCTGGAAGCAGTAAGCTGTGTCAACTGCTCCCGAGGAGCGGTATTGAACTGTAGTTCTATGTCTATGTGAAAAGAAAGCTGAAAAAGCACGAGAAATCTGCTCAAATCCATATGTTTGCTTGCAAAAAAGAAAATCAAATGCATTAAGTTTACGAATAGTTGCTAGCTTTACAAGGCTCCATGTTAGGATTCCTCTGAGAGCCAGTTCTTAAGAATCGAATCCTACTTAAATGAATAATAATATAAGGGGTTTACAACCCATTGTCTCAACAGGATGCACTGCATTGGTTTTAAACTCTTACTTATATAAAATAAAACGAATAAATAAAATTTCCTCACATCGTTGCCCTAGTTTCCTTAAAGTTCCCCTGAAAGTTTCAACTTCCTCATACTGACTCCATCTGGAGTCTAGTGACCCATTTACCATggctgcatccaaaatggcaccctattccccatagagtgcactacttttgaccagggccgatagggctctggtcaaaagtagtgcactctgtaggaaataggatgccatttgggatgtgtagtgcactctgtaggaaataggatgccattcggGACGCgtagtgcactttgtaggaaataggatgccatttgggacgcacacatGGTTTCCTAATGCTAATTTAGGCTACATAGTGCTGACGTTATAGTCAACAATGTCAAAAAGGTTATCCATTAGGCTTTAGATTTGTAAATGGTGCAAACAGTGGCTTGCTCTGATTATTGATAGCCAATGCCTCTGAGCAAGCCTTTTAACAGAGACCGTCAATCTATATTTTAGGTTACGTCAATCAGCGGTCGACAGCACATAACCTTTTTCAGATTCCTAATTTCCTATCTTGAacttgatctaggatcagttttcccTTTTCATTCATAATGAAAaggattacatggacaggggggaccttatcctagatcagcactcctactctgagacgctttgagAATAGGTCTGGGAAATTAATGGCATTAAGTGAATAATTAAACTCCAGGGAGAAACTGAAACCAGGGTGGACACTGCAGCCCCTGGGcccagttttttatttttattatctgAATTTTGCCTATCCAATAGGATTAAATGCATAAAAATAGAAGGAATAGAATGGGAGTcctcattcaagtcaatgattcgtcctttctattcattctatttctacgcATTTAATCCTATCCAATAGGCAAAATCCAGATAGACAACTTTTGAAAAACTGGGCCCTGATGATCAGAGCTTCCCCATCTCTGCTGTTTTCATTGTGATTTGCACCTGGCGTCCCTTTATcaaggatgggcaactccagtcgtCGGCGGCCTGAATGGTGTCGCATGTTTTCACCTGCCTTTGAGAACATATATTTTCATTGATATAGCAGTCACTCGACTATCTTGTAAATATAATAGGTAGTTTGTTACATGACACAGTCGACCCGTTCACCCAGAATCGTCCTCGTTTTAGGATTTGGAAATCGAGGCAGAGGAACCGCAACCCCAACGACAAGCACCAACCAGGGAGCGGCCAAACGGGCCAGGTACACAGCGCCCTTGTCAGGGGAGGAAGAGTCTGAACACAGCGAGGCAGAGCCAACACCCAAGAAGAGGGTGAGGAGGAAGAAGAGTGATGAGGATGAGGACAATGAGGAAGCGGTCCAGTCAACAACAGTTGAGTGTatactaaagtgtgtgtgtgtgtgtgtgtgtgtgtgtgtatgtgtacacacagtacaagtcaaaagtttggacacacctactctttcaagggtttttctttatttttactattttctacattgtagaaggtAAAGCAGCCAaaggtgctcagcatatgtgggaactccttcaagaatgttggaaaaatattccaggtgaagctggttaacacttgtttggttactacattattccatatgtgttatttcatagtttgatgtcttcactattattctacaatgtagaaaattgtacaaaaataaagaaaagcccttgaatgagtaggtgtgtccaatctttcgactggtactgtaggtccaCAGGTTGAAagaaatttgagtaatcaaggtgacggACAGTGACATATTCAATACCGCCATGCACAATCTTGCCTggatctagctgatctagggtgtaatcattataGTACAAGAGTTTCTTTTGGACAAATTCAGGAATGTTTATCTCCgttttgttccatttgcttccgtttaagaaacatttttcaacaggaTCTGCGCAATGAATATACCCCTGATCACaatcaaacacagttcactttcatagcagccacatacaaacagcatgatccctttgatcgttggataattccttctcgcatctacacaCTCTCCTCCTTTCACCTTTTCCCGTCGCTTgcggacttcaatgcacaacacatcagttgTCTGTGACCAGAAGAGAGAACCTTTCCTAACCAAACCTTCATGTCATCATAACCGCCAaacgctacacacagcctacatcgttgtcaccatattagctaacatcaagtcaacatagctactaaaTTAACGTGTTAGTTAATCCGCTACAATTATCCAATAAAATGTACAGTTAGCAAGCACTTACGCTGGTgagccccggtggcaataaatgaaTACAACTAAAGTATACCTTGACTTGTAAGAGTTTGTGTTGGTTAgcctctctctttgagtcaactactcaccacattttatgcactgcagcgCATACTTTCAGTACTAGATGAATTATCTGATCCGTTGATtaggtggacaacatgtcagttcatgttgAAAGAGCTTTGATAGGTTGGAGAATGTcatccggaagttgtcataattactgtataagtctatggaagggggtgagaaccacaaacctcctaggttttgtattgaagtcaatgtacccagaggaggacgcaAACtaactgtcctccggctacactatggagctaccctacagagtgctgttgaggctactgtagacctttattgcaaaacagtgttttaatcaattagttggtgacgtgaatatatttagtatagttttgtCTAAAAATaacttttaaaatgtttaactattTACATTTTTCAGAAATACacagaggaggatggtcctcctctgaggagcctccactgttgTTCTCTATAATGTGCAGtattgtgtttgttgtgtgttgtTGGTTAATGTACATTTACAGTATATGGTATATCACTCCGCAGGCATTTAAAGCCAGGCAGCAGGTGAAGCCTAGTAAagtagaggagagtgaggagtCGGACCACTTTGACGTGGAGGAGGatgatggagagaagagaagaggagaagcttCCCCAGCGAAAGGCAGCAGCACTTCTACGAGCAGAGCGGAGGCCAGCGAGTCCGAGGACAAGGAGAGACAGCCTCAGAACGGTCAGAAGGTCGGCAAGGGGCCTCAAGAGTCAGGTGACGTTTCAGGCCCCGCCCAGTCCAAAGCTCGGCTCAGGACAACCTGCCCCTATGGAAAGGACTGTTACAGGTACATCCCCACATAACATTGTCTGAACAATAACTGTTAGAAATGTTGAAGATAGTACTTGAAAAGACCTGCACGTCCGAAAACATTCATTTAGGCCGGCAAATGTTCCAACAAGTAATTGAATTCAAAGACTTGACATATTTGATGggtatttttattttatgttgCTCCAGGTACTACAGATGAGATAAGTGCACTTTATCTATTATGCATGTTGCAAAACAAACGTATTCTGTTAAAATTGGTTCCACGGCAGCTCTTTCTGATATCAAAGAACTGAATATGTGCAGTATGTTTTCCCCCCCAGATAGTTTCTCTTATTTAAGGTTTTGTTTATTTTTCAAACCACTGATAGTTAACAAACAACTACGTGAAGCATGGGATAAGCTACTGTATTTTCCAAGACGAgatgtgcgtcccaaatggcaccctattccttttatagtgcactccttttgacagGACCTattatggctctggtcaaaagtagtgcactgcatgtgtacatatagggaatagggtgcaatttgggacatacACAAGTATTAGCCTAGATTGGACCTCAGGGTCCAAAACTAAATGGCAGAGAGCAGGTTCAAATGTAGATTCTCTCCTTATTGAGGCAAAGGAAATGAGCAAAGAGAAAGTGCTAGCTCAAAAGCTAAATGTTCTTCAAAGAATACCAATCAAAATGGGATCGACCATAACTTTTAATGATTTTCTTCTCAAAATTGTTATTTCTATCAAAGGAAAAACCCAGTCCACTTCCAAGAATGCAGTCACCCCGGCGACAGCGACTACGAGGATAGTTCCGCGAaagacgaggaggaagaggaggacgcgGACCGACCTGAGTGTCCGTACGGCACAGACTGCTACAGGTGGGATGCACACCACAATGTTGTCACCATTACAGGATAAAAGAGACTGGTAATCGTGTCTCAAGACTATTATTGTCAGAAAAAAAGTAGCCTAATAGCTCCTACAATTTCAACAGGGAAAGAGAAAATGACCTATTTATTATAGCCAGATATCCCTTGTAAAAGAAGTATTTTGACCTCAATATAACATTCTGGATACAGGAAGGTTAAATAAAAGAATAAGCCAGCAATCATAGGACTCGGATGTCAGAGTGTCTGACTGGACACAATTTGTTGGCCTCCATTTTAACCTTGTGCGGTTGACATCGGCGACCAAAAGGCTTGAACAAAAGGAGAGTCTGACATTTTAGCCTCATTGGCATTTGACAATACTAGTAGTCCTTGGTAGTTAATCAACCATTTTCCCTGTTTTCTTTCCAGGAAAAACCCTCTCCACTGGAAGGaatacaaacacaccaagaagactcgaggtatGTTCATTTATACCTGAAAGagaaagacatgctaacctctcaccaccACCCCAAATGTTATTGTTGGTTCCATTTGTGGTTCCTCTTCGATGCAGAATATAATCAGCCATGCATCAAATGAATCCAACTGGTgtgcagagcagagagaaagcagagacaTAAGAGAAACCTTTGATCTGAAGCAATGTTGTAAATGCCATGGATTGTGCAGATGCCCAACAATCTTATCTGGGCTATTGGATAGTTTGTTTTTATCTTTCCAGATTTGGTCAGACAGCGATGTGTATGCATATCAATACACTGTTGCACTAGTGAATACATTGAACAAACCTATAATCCACATTCCCCTCCAGAGTTTAAAGAAGCAAAAACAATCAAACCAATTGCACTCCATTTCTCTGACATGACGTCAGCACGATCTATAAACTCATTGGGTAACATTGACTTTATGAAAGGGAGGTGTGTAACTCAATTTGTATTGCCTCACCAAACAGACTCATAGTTATGTTATTGAACATGActagacactgatcttgggtcaCTTTTGCgttttccccactaatggttaaggtaaagGATATGGGAAGGGGGTGCTTATCCAAGATTGGGTTGGGCCAGCTTTTTGGCTCGAGGGGCACATCGGGATTTCAAAATTCATTGGAGGGCCacgcagattttttttttttaacgatTTGTTTGTCAAAacaatttttatttatatttataatgCCCCACCACCATCAAACCTCCTGTGGGCCATAGTTTGCCCATCCCTGTTCTAGATCATTACCAAGGGAAACGTCACCCCAGAGCATAGGtcacagggttgggtaggttactttctaaatgcaaTCCAGTCCAG
Protein-coding regions in this window:
- the aplf gene encoding aprataxin and PNK-like factor isoform X3 encodes the protein MAGFDLVPVDGGSPIHLPEGETLLGRGPFLGVSDKRVSRHHCLLENLNGQLRIKPTHVNPCFCQSSLDDLPQPLDRNQWHKLGQGDIISLLPGKYIYKVVALSGEDGTPRNSQALQDEDEAVIKSPPASPEPSDEPAYPSRQGKGWTPSSHEQQSRLGGSVDQKEPDEQLPNPPTLNQTEAGVAEAENDKNELKLEPKKRVLPAWMTVPIASPKNPTTTKGFGNRGRGTATPTTSTNQGAAKRARYTAPLSGEEESEHSEAEPTPKKRVRRKKSDEDEDNEEAVQSTTAFKARQQVKPSKVEESEESDHFDVEEDDGEKRRGEASPAKGSSTSTSRAEASESEDKERQPQNGQKVGKGPQESGDVSGPAQSKARLRTTCPYGKDCYRKNPVHFQECSHPGDSDYEDSSAKDEEEEEDADRPECPYGTDCYRKNPLHWKEYKHTKKTRAKKPVSYNNDDDDDEFGDDDSFINDESEDIGEDSDYEPPDSDDSGKEDLETLKKEAKAFTRPK
- the aplf gene encoding aprataxin and PNK-like factor isoform X2, which produces MVAVQYTCPRGRHCWEGVHSLAWRKMLTCKANNLSTAAEEPCLGLHNVHITVAAGSQRPAHLCCNAPSNLEKYTVAVASCWEKRTYVGACKCDPAPMKVSDKRVSRHHCLLENLNGQLRIKPTHVNPCFCQSSLDDLPQPLDRNQWHKLGQGDIISLLPGKYIYKVVALSGEDGTPSQALQDEDEAVIKSPPASPEPSDEPAYPSRQGKGWTPSSHEQQSRLGGSVDQKEPDEQLPNPPTLNQTEAGVAEAENDKNELKLEPKKRVLPAWMTVPIASPKNPTTTKGFGNRGRGTATPTTSTNQGAAKRARYTAPLSGEEESEHSEAEPTPKKRVRRKKSDEDEDNEEAVQSTTAFKARQQVKPSKVEESEESDHFDVEEDDGEKRRGEASPAKGSSTSTSRAEASESEDKERQPQNGQKVGKGPQESGDVSGPAQSKARLRTTCPYGKDCYRKNPVHFQECSHPGDSDYEDSSAKDEEEEEDADRPECPYGTDCYRKNPLHWKEYKHTKKTRAKKPVSYNNDDDDDEFGDDDSFINDESEDIGEDSDYEPPDSDDSGKEDLETLKKEAKAFTRPK
- the aplf gene encoding aprataxin and PNK-like factor isoform X1 — its product is MVAVQYTCPRGRHCWEGVHSLAWRKMLTCKANNLSTAAEEPCLGLHNVHITVAAGSQRPAHLCCNAPSNLEKYTVAVASCWEKRTYVGACKCDPAPMKVSDKRVSRHHCLLENLNGQLRIKPTHVNPCFCQSSLDDLPQPLDRNQWHKLGQGDIISLLPGKYIYKVVALSGEDGTPRNSQALQDEDEAVIKSPPASPEPSDEPAYPSRQGKGWTPSSHEQQSRLGGSVDQKEPDEQLPNPPTLNQTEAGVAEAENDKNELKLEPKKRVLPAWMTVPIASPKNPTTTKGFGNRGRGTATPTTSTNQGAAKRARYTAPLSGEEESEHSEAEPTPKKRVRRKKSDEDEDNEEAVQSTTAFKARQQVKPSKVEESEESDHFDVEEDDGEKRRGEASPAKGSSTSTSRAEASESEDKERQPQNGQKVGKGPQESGDVSGPAQSKARLRTTCPYGKDCYRKNPVHFQECSHPGDSDYEDSSAKDEEEEEDADRPECPYGTDCYRKNPLHWKEYKHTKKTRAKKPVSYNNDDDDDEFGDDDSFINDESEDIGEDSDYEPPDSDDSGKEDLETLKKEAKAFTRPK